GCCGGGCAGGCCGCCAAGGTGTGCAACAACATGGTGCTGGCCGTGCAGCAGATCGCCGTCGGCGAGGCGTTCGTGCTGGCCGAGAAGCTCGGTCTGGACAAGCAGGCCTTGTTCGACGTGATCACCGGGGCGACCGGCAACTGCTGGGCCGTGCAGGTGAATTGCCCGGTGCCAGGCCCGGTTCCGACCTCCCCGGCCAACAATGATTTCAAGCCGGGATTCGCCACCGCGCTGATGAACAAGGACCTGGGCCTGGCGATGGCGGCCGTGGAATCCACCGGTTCGTCGGCGCCGCTGGGCACGCACGCGGCCGAGATCTATACGAAATTCGCGGTTGACCACGCCGACAAGGACTTCAGCGCCGTGATCGAGACGCTCCGCAACTGATTCTCGTCGCGTTCGTAACGTGGTGGCGCCAGAAAACGGGTTTCACCGCCGCCACGTTACGAACGCGAGCCCCCCAGCTGGCTTAGGCAGCAGACGGGCTGCGCTGAGCCCACCACTGGCTGTGCAGGCGCTGACATACCGGCAGGCGCAGCGGGTCGGCGCCCGCGAAGTCCGGCCGCACCGCGACCGCGGCGTATGACCCGGTACCGGCGTCGGGGTCGATGAGCACGCCGGCCATCCCGGCACCGTTGGCGGCACGCAGGCCCGCAACCGAACCCGTCATGGCCAACGCGTCGTGGCCCGCCACTCCCAGTTCGGCCAGGGCGTGCCGGTACAGCTCGGCCCCGGTCGCGCTTACGTCATCGGTGGTGACGACGGTTTCCACCAGGCCCTCACCGACCAGCTGGCGCACCAGCGGTTCGGCCCAGCGCCGGCGACCCGCGGCGACCACGCCGACCGGCAGCCCGGCCAGGAACGCGTCGTTCATCAGATCCTCCAGACCCGGCCGCGGCGTCAGGCCGGCGTCGAGGATCATCTCGTCGAACATCAGGTCCTTGGTCATGCAGATCTCGTCGGCGAGCACCTCGGTGAGGACGTCGCACTCCGGGCCGACGCACCGCTTGCGCAGCTCGGCGGCGACTCGCTGCCGCTCGTCATGCAGCGCGAGGAGCTGCTGGTAACGGGAGACCCCCCACTCGATGGGCAGACCGTGCGCGGCGAATGCGGCGTTGAAGACCACGCGGTGGCCGTCGACGTCGAGGTCCGACAACGCATCGAGGTCCAGGATCACTGCACGCAGCGGATGGGCACTCGTTTCGGCCTGGGCACAGTCCCACCAGAACCGCCCGGCACGCCATGACTTCTCTTGTGGTGAGGACACCCCATGAGAGTGGCCCACGTCACAGGCCCCGCGCGTCCCCCGTAGGGGGGATTAGGGGAGTTGGTGTTCATCTGCCCTGCCCTCGCAAGGCCGTCTCCACCTCTAGGGTGATGCCATGGCGCCCTCCAATCCAGTGCGCCTTGTGCTGGTCGACGACCACGAGATGGTCATCGAGGGTCTCAAGGCCATGCTTGCTGCGTTCAACGACCGGGTCGAGGTGGTCGGCCAGGCCGTGGGAGCCGAGCGGGCACTGAGCGTGATCGAGACGCTCAACCCCGACATCGTGCTCTGCGACGTGCGCATGGAGGGCTCGAGCGGGCTGGATTTGTGCCGGGTGCTGCGTGAGCGGGACCCGGACCGCAAGGTGGTCATGTTGTCGGTCTACGACGACGAGCAGTACCTGTTCCAGGCATTGCGGGTGGGCGCCGCCGGGTATCTGCTCAAGAGCATCAGCAGCGACGAACTCGTGCGCCAGCTCGAATTCGCCCACAGCGGGCAGACCGCGATCGATCCGGGGATGGCCGCCCGCGCGGCCGGCACCGCGGCCCGGCTGCAACGTGACGAGTTCTGGCCCGGGGTTCGGCAGGGCCTCACCCAACGCGAGAGCGAGATCCTGTCGTTCGTGGTCGCTGGCCTGTCCAACCGCGGGATCGCCAACAAGCTGGTGATCGGCGAGGAAACGGTGAAGACCCACCTGCGATCCATCTACCGCAAGCTGGGGGTCAGCGACCGGGCCGGAGCGGTGGCCACCGCGCTGCGGGAAGGGATCTACCAGTGACCGCCGGCAAGCCCGAGCGCGATCTCGGACCCATCGATCTCACCGCCGACCGGGAACTGGCGCTACTGCGCGAGCTCATCCGCGCGGCGTCGAGCGGCCCAGGAGTGGAGCCACTGGCCGCCGCGGCGGCCAGGATGATCACCGAGGCGACCGCCACCGACGTGTGTTTCGTGCACGTGCTGGACGATTCGGATCGTGCCCTGACCCTGGCCGGGGCCACGCCGCCGTTCGATGCCGAGATCGGCAAGATCCGGCTGCCGCTCGGGCAGGGCATCTCCGGTTGGGTGGCCAGCCACCGGCAGCCGGTGGTGATCAGCCACGACAAGGAGTCCGACCCCCGCTACAAGCCCTTCGAATCGCTGCGCGGGCGGGACTTCACCTCGATGGTGTCGGTCCCGATGGAGACCGGGCCGGGCGGGCTCGTCGGGGTGCTCAACGTGCACACCGTCGACCGCCGCGAGTTCACGCCGCGCGACGTCGAGTTGCTGCTGGTGATCGGCCGGTTGATCGCCGGGGCGCTGCACCAGGCCCGGCTGCACCGCCAGCTGGTGGCCCGCGAGCGGGCCCACGAGAATTTCGTCGAGCAGGTGATCCAGGCGCAGGAGATCGAACGACGCCGGTTGGCCGGGGACATTCACGACGGCATCTCCCAGCGGTTGGTGACGCTGTCCTACCGGCTCGACGCCGCGGCCCGCGCGGTCGAACCGCGGACGGTGGCCGAACAGCTGGCGGCCGCCCGCGAACTGGTCGCGCTGACCCTGCAGGAGGCCAGGGCCGCGATCAGCGGGCTGCGCCCGCCGGTGCTCGACGACCTCGGCCTGTCGGGCGGGCTGGCCAGCCTGGCCCGCTCGATCCCGCGGATCCCGATCGATGTCGACCTCGCCGAGACGCGGGTGCCCGACCACATCGAGCTGGCGCTGTACCGGATCGCCCAGGAATGCCTGCAGAACGTGGTCAAACATGCCGAGGCGGAGCGGGCCCGGCTCACCTTCGCGGTCGACGACGGCGTGGCGCGCCTCGAAATCGTCGATGATGGAAAGGGTTTCGACACATTCGAGCACCCGTTGGGCAGTGACGAGATGGGTGGCTACGGGCTGCTCTCGATGGCCGAGCGGGCCGAGATCGTCGGTGGCCGGCTCCACATCCGGTCGCGGCCGGGTGCGGGCACCACGGTGACCGCGACGATCCCGCTGCCGTCGGTCATGGAGTAGTCACTCGTCATCTCTCGAGGCGCGCCCGCACCTCATCCGACAAGGTGCGCCCGCACCGCCGGCAACGCGCCCGCGATCAGCTCCTCGGCGGTCCGCGATGCGATCGGTTCGATCCGCAGGACGTGGCGCAGGTAGGCGATGCCGAGCAGTTGGCCCATGGCCAGGTCCACCCGTAGCGCGGCATCGGCACCGGTGAGTGCGGTGGCGATCAGCGGGTAGAGCCGCTGCTCGATGAACTGGCGGACCAGGGCTGCGGATTCCTCATGGGTGGCCGCGCCGCGCAGGATGGCCAGCAGGGGCGCACGGGTGTCGGGCTGTTCCCACAGCTCGAAGAATGCGCGGGTCAGGCGTTCGGGCAGGTCGGCAGGGTCGTGCCCGAGGATCTGCGCGCCGAACTGCTCGGGGTCGAACGGCCACCCGACGGTGGCCCGGAACAGCTCGGCCTTGCTGCCGAAGTAGTGCCGGATCAGCGCCGGATCGACGCCCGCGGCGGCCGCGATGTCGCGCAGGGAGGTCTTGTCGTACCCGCCTTCGGCGAACATCCGCCGGGCGGTGGCCACCAGCTCCTCACGGGTGCCGGGCTGGCCCGGCCGGCGTCCTCGGGGCGGCATAGTTCCGAAATTCTACAGTCGTTGACTTCTTGATCGGGCCAGGTCTACGCTCGAAACATTAATTCCACAACTGAGGAGTTATACGATGCCCGCTCCGCGATGGGTCGCCTACGCCAACAAGATCGGCCTCAATCAGCTGACCCGGTTCATCGCGCCATGGGCGCCGGGCTGGGCAGTCGTGATCCACCGGGGCCGCAAGTCCGGCCGGACCTTCCGGACCCCGCTGTGGGCGTTTCGACGGCCGAACGGTTTCGTCATCGCCCTGACCTACGGCTCGCAGGCCGACTGGGTGCGCAATGTGCTGGCCGCCAACGGGTGCGAACTCGAGGCTCGGCGCCATCGGTACCGGCTGACTGCACCCGAGGTCTACCGCGACGAGAACGCCACGGACATGCCCGCGTTCATCAGGTTCATGCTGCGCCGGGTCATCAAGGCCCCGGAGTTCCTCAGCCTGAAGATCGCGGATTAACCGCCGAGTTTCCCGGCCAGTTCCGGGCACTCGTACTTGAGCGCCACGGTCACGATCGTCATCAGCGCATCGGGCGGCAGCTTGCTGCCCATCTGGATCAGCACGTTGACGACGTCCTGCTTGGTTTTGTTGAAGCTGCCGCCAGCCATGATGCAGGCCAGCATCAGCTGATCCCCGATGGCATTGTCCGAACCCTGAATGCCGGCGGCCCGCACCTCGGCGAACGCCTCCGGCGGCAGCCCCGCGGAACCACGCGGTGAGCCCGGGGCCGCGTTCGGACTCTTTGTGGCAGTTGACCTGGGCGCCTTCGACGACGTGGTGAACGGTGTGACGTCGTCGGGGGCGGTGGCCACCCCGGTGGTCGTGGTACTGCAGGCCGCCATCAACACGACGGCGACGGCACCCAGCGCCGCACCCACCCGTTTGGCGATCATGTGCGCTCCCCTCGACTGCGTTCGAGGGTAGGCGGGGTTTGACCCGGCGGCCCAGAACCCGGCGTCAGAAGTCCCCGGAGTGTCGGCGCAGCGTCTCGATCGACGCCACCAACGCCCGGGACTCCTCGTCCGACATCCCGACGTCGGCGAACACCTGCTGGTTCAGGGTCACGGTGGCGTCCTCGACCGTCGAGCGCCCGAGTTTCGTGATCTGTACCAGCGTGGTGCGTCCGTCGGTGGGGTGCGGGATGCGCTCCACCAAACCGTTGGCTTCCAGGCGGCGGATGGCGTGGGTGACGCTGGTGACGTGCACCTGGAGGCGATCGGAGGCCTTGGTGATCGGCAGCGCCCCGGCCCGGCTGAACGCCAGCAGCCGCAGCAGCTCGAACCGCGAGAAGCTGAGATCGTAAGGCCGCAGCGCGGACTCCACCCGGGCCAGCAGGATCTGGTGGGCCCGCATCACCGACGTCACCGCGACCATCCCGCCGGCCACATCGCCCCATCCGGCGGCCTCCCAGTTCGCGCGGGCCTGCGCGATGGGGTCACGTTTGTCTGGTGGTGAGGGCACGCCTCTTCTTACCGCATCACCGCGCGGGCCCCGCGCATTCTGCACGCATCCGGGCCCCGGGCGTGCGGTCAGGCCGCCGCTGTCACCGCACCAAGCACCGCCCGGCTCGACTGCCGCGATCCGACGGTGATCCGGACCCCGCCGTCTCCGTAGTGGCGGAGCTGAAGTCCGGTGCCGTCGAACACCTCCGGCCACGGCATGGAGCCGCCGGGCAGATACACGAAGTTGGCCTGCGCGTCCGTGCTGTAGACGCCGAGTGCGCGCAGCCGCGTCTGCAGGTAGCGGCGTTCCGCGGCGATCATCCGGATACGTTGGCGCAGCTGATCTTCCGCATCGTAGGAGGCGGCTACCGCCACCTGGGCGCTGAGTCCGACGCCGAACGGCAGCTGCATCTGCCACAGCTGGCGGCCGAGATCTGGAGCGCAGAATCCGTAGCCGATGCGCAGCCCGGCCAGGCCGTAGGCCTTCGAAAAGGTGCGCACCACCACGACATTGCCGAACCTGGCCACCAGGCGCGGCCCGTCGATGCGT
Above is a window of Mycolicibacterium boenickei DNA encoding:
- a CDS encoding HAD family hydrolase encodes the protein MSSPQEKSWRAGRFWWDCAQAETSAHPLRAVILDLDALSDLDVDGHRVVFNAAFAAHGLPIEWGVSRYQQLLALHDERQRVAAELRKRCVGPECDVLTEVLADEICMTKDLMFDEMILDAGLTPRPGLEDLMNDAFLAGLPVGVVAAGRRRWAEPLVRQLVGEGLVETVVTTDDVSATGAELYRHALAELGVAGHDALAMTGSVAGLRAANGAGMAGVLIDPDAGTGSYAAVAVRPDFAGADPLRLPVCQRLHSQWWAQRSPSAA
- a CDS encoding response regulator encodes the protein MAPSNPVRLVLVDDHEMVIEGLKAMLAAFNDRVEVVGQAVGAERALSVIETLNPDIVLCDVRMEGSSGLDLCRVLRERDPDRKVVMLSVYDDEQYLFQALRVGAAGYLLKSISSDELVRQLEFAHSGQTAIDPGMAARAAGTAARLQRDEFWPGVRQGLTQRESEILSFVVAGLSNRGIANKLVIGEETVKTHLRSIYRKLGVSDRAGAVATALREGIYQ
- a CDS encoding GAF domain-containing sensor histidine kinase, translating into MDLTADRELALLRELIRAASSGPGVEPLAAAAARMITEATATDVCFVHVLDDSDRALTLAGATPPFDAEIGKIRLPLGQGISGWVASHRQPVVISHDKESDPRYKPFESLRGRDFTSMVSVPMETGPGGLVGVLNVHTVDRREFTPRDVELLLVIGRLIAGALHQARLHRQLVARERAHENFVEQVIQAQEIERRRLAGDIHDGISQRLVTLSYRLDAAARAVEPRTVAEQLAAARELVALTLQEARAAISGLRPPVLDDLGLSGGLASLARSIPRIPIDVDLAETRVPDHIELALYRIAQECLQNVVKHAEAERARLTFAVDDGVARLEIVDDGKGFDTFEHPLGSDEMGGYGLLSMAERAEIVGGRLHIRSRPGAGTTVTATIPLPSVME
- a CDS encoding TetR/AcrR family transcriptional regulator — encoded protein: MPPRGRRPGQPGTREELVATARRMFAEGGYDKTSLRDIAAAAGVDPALIRHYFGSKAELFRATVGWPFDPEQFGAQILGHDPADLPERLTRAFFELWEQPDTRAPLLAILRGAATHEESAALVRQFIEQRLYPLIATALTGADAALRVDLAMGQLLGIAYLRHVLRIEPIASRTAEELIAGALPAVRAHLVG
- a CDS encoding nitroreductase family deazaflavin-dependent oxidoreductase translates to MPAPRWVAYANKIGLNQLTRFIAPWAPGWAVVIHRGRKSGRTFRTPLWAFRRPNGFVIALTYGSQADWVRNVLAANGCELEARRHRYRLTAPEVYRDENATDMPAFIRFMLRRVIKAPEFLSLKIAD
- a CDS encoding MarR family transcriptional regulator, whose product is MPSPPDKRDPIAQARANWEAAGWGDVAGGMVAVTSVMRAHQILLARVESALRPYDLSFSRFELLRLLAFSRAGALPITKASDRLQVHVTSVTHAIRRLEANGLVERIPHPTDGRTTLVQITKLGRSTVEDATVTLNQQVFADVGMSDEESRALVASIETLRRHSGDF